The following nucleotide sequence is from Microbacterium imperiale.
CGTTCGAAACTCGAGCTTAGGGTGCGGGCGTCGCCCCGCCACGCGCACCGGCGCGAGCCCGTGGTCGCCTCAGTGTCAGATTCAGATCTGCACCGGAAATGCAGCACGCACGCCCCACACAAACAGAAAACCCCCGGATAACCGGGGGTTTTCGCTGGCGGTGACGGTGGGATTTGAACCCATTTCGCGGGCCTCGCAAGGACGCTACTTTCGCGATTTATGCTCGTTTTCGTGCACATCTGCGCGGGCAAGCTCACGCTTGCGCACGGGTATCCACACCTAAAAGTGCACCAAAATGCACCACGAGCCGCACTCCATCAGAGCCGTCAGTCAGCTCGCGATAGCCGCTCCGCACGCCTGTGCGTCAACGCGGCGGCGACGTTGTCGAGGTCATCCGGAAAGATGGCAGTCGGCCTCCGCAACGCCGAGGGTCAGCGCGTGGTGGGTGCGGAGGTTGGCGTCGACCTCGGTAGGAAGGCATCCCCTCTCCCCCTCGTATGTGGCGACGGTTCGTGTCCTCATGATTCGCCCCTCCCTTACGTTTTCTTGCCGCGAAGGCGACTTGGCGTCCCCGGAGAGGTCGGCCGGCGCACAACCACTGAAGGGGCGGCAGCCAAGAGGTTTCCGGCGCGATGTGAGGGAGCGCAGCAGCCGTGCCCGAATCCGCGGAGCGGTCGGCGTATCCGACTAGGGCGTGTTGATCAAGAGGTTCAGGCTCAGGATCGGCGAGTCTCGATGGTGTGACGCGTCAGGAGATCTCGGATGAGGTGTGGGCTGTTCTGGAGCCGCTGATGCCGGTGCCGGTCGGCAGGTCGCGGCCGTGGACGGATCATCGTCTCGCGGTCGAGGGCATGGCCTGGAAGTACCGCACGGGGGCGCCCTGGCGGGATGTGCCGGAGCGGTTCGGGAAGTGGAACTCGATCTACAAGCGGTTCGCGCGCTGGGCCGAGGACGGCACCTGGGAGAAGCTGCTCGCCGAGGTGCAGAAGCAGTCGGACGCGGCGGGCAAGCTCGACTGGGTGGTGTCGATCGACTCGACGATCGCGCGCGTGCACCAGCACGGCGCGACCCTCAGCCGCGACACAGGGGGCTGTGTCGAATCACAAGAATCCGCGGGAAGAGCCGCCTGATCACGGGATCGGCCGCTCCCGTGGCGGGTTGACGAGCAAGGTGCATCTCGTCTGCGACGGGCGTGGACGTCCGCTGAGCTGGGTGATCACCGGCGCGAACATCAACGACACCACGATGATGACCGCCACACTCGAGCAGATCCACGTCCCTCGAGCTGTCGGCCGTCCGAGGCGGCGCCCGGATCGGGTGCTCGCCGACAAGGGCTACCCGTCGAAGAAGAACAGGGCGTGGCTGCGGGAGCGGAAGATCGCCGCGACGATCCCGGAACGCGACGACCAGATCGCGCACCGCCGCAGGAAGCCTGGCCGGCCCATCGACTTCGGGGAAGCCCAGCAGGAGCGCTACAAGGGACGCAACGTCGTCGAGCGCTGCTTCAACAAACTCAAGCAATGGCGCGGCATCGCGATGCGCTCAGATAAGACAGCCCGCTCCTACCGCGCCGCGATAGCCCTCGCCGCCACGCTGATCTGGATCAAGACCGACTTAATCCACACGGCCTAGCGCGCGGGATGGCCGACAGTACGCTGCCGAAGGCTTCACGGCAAGAAGATCCGCCCGTAGGGCCACGCCGCCCCGGCCTTGGC
It contains:
- a CDS encoding IS5 family transposase (programmed frameshift); protein product: MTRQEISDEVWAVLEPLMPVPVGRSRPWTDHRLAVEGMAWKYRTGAPWRDVPERFGKWNSIYKRFARWAEDGTWEKLLAEVQKQSDAAGKLDWVVSIDSTIARVHQHGATLSRDTGGCVESQESAGRAAPDHGIGRSRGGLTSKVHLVCDGRGRPLSWVITGANINDTTMMTATLEQIHVPRAVGRPRRRPDRVLADKGYPSKKNRAWLRERKIAATIPERDDQIAHRRRKPGRPIDFGEAQQERYKGRNVVERCFNKLKQWRGIAMRSDKTARSYRAAIALAATLIWIKTDLIHTA